TGAGCGCATAGATGAGAAATGAGAATATATCAACAAAAGACCCCTTTATCTATGCATTTTTATATTTTACCAGCTAACGTGTGAATTAGGCAGTGGATAATGTTACTGATGTAAAAGAAGCTTGCCACAGACAGATTTAATAGAATTGAGGTTTACCTTTTCCATCATATGTTAGGCAAAATTACCATTCCATCAAATATTACATTTATTTTTTTAGGAAACCTTACCTCTTCGTTCGTCTATATCCTGCCTTTTTTGCTTCCTCTTCCGCATCAAAGAAGACCTGGTTTTCTTGCTTAATCCGGCCACACCCAGCATCACCAGGGAGACGATATATCTTCGACCGCCTGTTGCCAATGATCTCTTTACAAATATCCTTTCCAGCCCAAAGACCCAGTCCCTCTACCCTCGCTTCTGTCTGATAAAGGCGAAACTCTTCATAGCGATGGAATGGGGAAGGGGCGATGACCCGAGCATATCCTTGCTTGATAAGTTCCGCGTTGAAAAGGGGACCATCCTCAAGGAATACATAGGCAAGTAGACGGCCATAGTCATCATAGTCGATAGAAGGCTCAAATTCAAGACGTACCTTTTCCCCTTTTAATTGCCTCTTGGTAAATTCTGAGGCCTCGGGACCAAAAATTTCTACGGGTTTTTCTGGATGAACAGTTTCAGGAGTATCGACGCCAATAAGGCGTACTTTTTCGTACCTCCAACCTCGACCTACTCCAATCGTATCACCATCGGTTACATGGGTTACGAGTACCCATTGTCCTTTTGGATCACCGCCAGTAAAAGTCCAAATCATATATGAAACGGGCATTACAAGGATTACAATGATGGCAATTAATCGATCTCTCGAGGAAGGATATTCTTTATTTCTAGTTGGTTTTACCAATTGTAGCGACCCTACCTTACTCAATCGGAAAAGATGGAGATCACGGGTGAAGCGACAATAATCCCTGAAAAAGACATAACTCTCCTTTGTTCATTATTTCGAAAGGTTAAACAGCGTTGTGTCTGGTTGCCTGAGCATCAGGTCGGAGGTACTCAAACGATACAGCTTCACCCTTTTTTGATAGCATTTGTGATATTTCGAAG
The DNA window shown above is from Thermodesulfobacteriota bacterium and carries:
- a CDS encoding thermonuclease family protein translates to MVKPTRNKEYPSSRDRLIAIIVILVMPVSYMIWTFTGGDPKGQWVLVTHVTDGDTIGVGRGWRYEKVRLIGVDTPETVHPEKPVEIFGPEASEFTKRQLKGEKVRLEFEPSIDYDDYGRLLAYVFLEDGPLFNAELIKQGYARVIAPSPFHRYEEFRLYQTEARVEGLGLWAGKDICKEIIGNRRSKIYRLPGDAGCGRIKQENQVFFDAEEEAKKAGYRRTKR